CGCCCAGGCTGCCGTCGAGCTGGCCCGCAAGGCGCGCGCCGACGCCACCCTCAGCGCGCCGATCAGCGGCCTGGTGTCGCAGCGCCTGGCCCAGCCCGGCGAGCGTGTGGCGGTGGACGGGCGCATCCTCGAGATCGTCGACCTGTCAACGCTGGAGCTTGAGGCCGCCATCGCGCCGCAGGATGTGCCGGCGCTGCGCGTGGGCGCCCGCGCCCGGCTCAGCGTGGAAGGCGGCGGCGAGCCGCTGGCCGCCACGGTGGTGCGCATCAACCCCAGCGCCGTGGCCGGTGCACGCACCGTGCCGGCCTATCTGCGCCTGGCCGGCCAGCCGGGGCTGCGCAGCGGCCTGTTCGCGCGCGGCGTGGTCGAGCTCGAGCGCCGCAGCGTCCTGGCCATTCCCTTGTCGGCGGTGCGCACCGAGCAGGCCCGGCCCTATGCCGTGGTGCTGGCCGGTGAGCGCGCCGAGCACCGCCGGCTCACGCTGGGCCAGCGCGGCCAGGTCGACGGCAGCGACTGGGTGGAGGTGAGCGCCGGCCTGGCCGAGGGCGAGCGCGTGCTGGCCGCCAGCACCGGCCTGGTGGCCGCCGGCGTCAGGCTGCAGCTGCCCGCCGCCACGGCGCCCGCCAGCGCCGCCGCGCCGGCCAAGACGCACTGACACCGGGCCCGCCGCCATGTGGTTCACCCGTGTTTCGATCGCCAATCCGGTGATGGCCGTGATGGTCATGCTGGCCTTCGTGGTGCTGGGCCTGGTGGGCTACCAGCGCCTGAAGGTCGACCAGTTTCCCGACATCGACTTTCCCACCGTGGTGGTGCAGGTCGACTACCCCGGCGCCTCGCCCGAGGTGGTGGAGCAGGAGGTCACCAAGAAGGTCGAGGAGTCGATCAACACCATCGCCGGCATCAGCCAGCTGTTCTCGCGCAGCTACGAGGGCACCTCGGTGGTGATCGTGCAGTTCAACCTCGACGTCGAGGGCCGCCGCGCCGCCGACGACGTGCGCGAGAAGCTGGCCATCGTCAAGGCCGGCTTTCGCGACGAGGTGAAAGAGCCGCGCGTCTCGCGTTTCGACCCCGCCTCGCGGCCGATCTTCTCGCTGGCCATCACCTCGCCCGACGGCAGCCGCAGCGTGCAGGAGCTGACCACGCACGCCGACCAGGTGATCCGCAAGCGCATCGAGAACGTGCGCGGCGTGGGCGCGGTCACCCTGGTGGGCGGCGTCAGGCGCGAGGTCAACGTCTACCTGCGGCCGCAGGCCATGGAAGGTTTCGGCGTGGGCATCGACGCCCTGACCAACGCGCTGCGCACCGAGAACCAGACCCTGCCGGCCGGCAGCCTGCGCTCGGCCGAGTCGGAGCGCATCGTGCAGATCGAGGGCCGCGTGGGCCGGCCCGAAGACCTGGCCAAGATCGTCGTCGCGCGGCGCAACGGCCAGCCGGTGCGCCTGGGCCAGGTGGCCGATGTGCAGGACGGCCCCGAAGAGATCGAGACCCTGGCGCTCTACAACGGCCAGCGCACCATCGGCCTGGAGGTGCAGAAGAGCCAGGGCGAGAACACCATCCAGGTCGTCGACGGCCTGCTGCAGGCCGTGGCCGCGCTGACGCCGCAGCTGCCCAGGGGCATGGCCGTGGAGGTGGTGCGCGACGGCTCGCGGCCGATCCGCCTGTCGGTGGCCAATGTGCAGCGCACGCTGATCGAGGGCGCGCTGCTCACCATCGGCATCGTGTTCCTGTTTCTCAACAGCTGGCGCTCCACGGTCATCACCGGCCTGACGCTGCCGATCGCGCTGATCGGCACCTTCCTGGTCATGCACATCGCCGGCTTCTCGATCAACATGCTCACGCTGATGGCCATGAGCCTGTGCGTGGGCCTGCTGATCGACGATGCCATCGTGGTGCGCGAGAACATCGTGCGCCATGTGCAGATGGGCAAGAGCGCGCACCAGGCGGCGCTGGACGGCACGCAGGAGATCGGCCTGGCGGTGCTGGCCACCACGCTGTCGATCGTGGCGGTGTTCCTGCCCATCGGCTTCATGGGCGGCATCATCGGCAAGTTCTTCCACGAGTTCGGCGTCACCATCGTGGCCGCGGTGCTGATCTCGATGTTCGTGAGCTTCACGCTCGACCCGATGATGAGCAGCGTGTGGCACGACCCGGCCATCGACCGCGAAGGCCAGCCCTTCGTGCCGCGCAACCTGTACGACCACACGCTGGGCCGCCTGACCCACTGGGTGGATCGCGGCTCGCACCGCCTGGGCAACGGCTATGTGCGTGCGCTGGCCTGGTCGCTGGCCCATCCGCTGATCACCGTGGCCATTGCGCTGGGCACCCTGGTGCTGGCGCTGGCCCTGGTCAAGCGCGTGGGCACCGAGTTCGTGCCCAAGGCCGACTTCAGCGAAAGCACGGTCACCTTCTACACCCCGGTGGGCACGCCGCTGGCGCTGACCGAGGCGCGCGTACGCCAGGTCGACGCCATCCTGCGCGCCATGCCCGAGGTGCAGAGCACGCTGGCCACGGTGAACACCGGCCAGGCCCAGGGCCGCAACTACGCCAGCGTGTTCGTGCGCCTGGTCGACCGCAAGCAGCGCACGCGCTCGGTCGACCAGCTGTCGGTGCCGCTGCGCGAGCAGCTGGCGCGGGTGCCGGGCATCACCGTCACGCATGTCGGCCTGCTCGATGCCGTGGGCGGCGCCAAGCCGATCTCGCTGTCGCTGCAGGGCCCCGATCTGGCCACGCTGCAGCGCCTGACCGACAGCCTGATGCCGCGCCTGGCCACCATTGCCGGCATCGCCGATCTCGACACCAGCATGAAGCCGCCCAAGCCCACCGTGGCGGTGGAGGTCAAGCGCGACGTGGCTTCCGACCTGGGCCTGTCGGTGGGCAGCATCACCAGCACGCTGCGAGCCCTGGTGGCCGGCCAGACGCTGGGCGACTGGCGCGCCGCCGACGATCAAAGCTACGAGGTCAAGCTGCGCCTGGCGCCCGACAGCCGCGCCAACCTGGCCGACCTGGCGCGCGTGCCGCTGCTCACCGGCAGCAACGCCGATGGCTCGGCGCGCAGCGTGCGGCTGGCCCAGGTGGTTGATCTGCGCCCCGGCACCGGCCCCAACCAGATCAACCGGCGCGACCAGAACCGTGAGTCGGAGATCACCGCCAACACCAGCGGCCGCGCGCTGGGCGAGGTGTCGGCCGATGTGCGCGCCATGCTCGACGCCACGCCGCTGCCACCGGGCTACAGCTACCGCTTCGGCGGCAGCACCAAGGACATGCAGGAGTCCTTCGTCTACGCCGTGCAGGCCCTGCTGCTGGGCGTGGTGTTCATCTACATGATCCTGGCCAGCCAGTTCCGCAGCGTGCTGCAGCCGATCGCGCTGATGAGCTCGCTGCCGCTCACGCTGATCGGCGTGGTCGGCGCGCTGCTGATCTGGAAGAGCAC
This portion of the Aquabacterium sp. OR-4 genome encodes:
- a CDS encoding efflux RND transporter periplasmic adaptor subunit; the encoded protein is MTSWKRWLLPAVALLIVAWLGLRLLRGGPPAEPAKAGTAAAAAAASAAAQPALALAAQDLITARRTELARVIEVSGTLEAADSAVLKARVAGELRQLSVREGDSVRAGQVLAQIDPTELDWRLRQTEQQAAAAKAQLEIAQRQLANNKALVAQGFISPTALETSVSNEAAAVANLAAAQAAVELARKARADATLSAPISGLVSQRLAQPGERVAVDGRILEIVDLSTLELEAAIAPQDVPALRVGARARLSVEGGGEPLAATVVRINPSAVAGARTVPAYLRLAGQPGLRSGLFARGVVELERRSVLAIPLSAVRTEQARPYAVVLAGERAEHRRLTLGQRGQVDGSDWVEVSAGLAEGERVLAASTGLVAAGVRLQLPAATAPASAAAPAKTH
- a CDS encoding efflux RND transporter permease subunit, encoding MWFTRVSIANPVMAVMVMLAFVVLGLVGYQRLKVDQFPDIDFPTVVVQVDYPGASPEVVEQEVTKKVEESINTIAGISQLFSRSYEGTSVVIVQFNLDVEGRRAADDVREKLAIVKAGFRDEVKEPRVSRFDPASRPIFSLAITSPDGSRSVQELTTHADQVIRKRIENVRGVGAVTLVGGVRREVNVYLRPQAMEGFGVGIDALTNALRTENQTLPAGSLRSAESERIVQIEGRVGRPEDLAKIVVARRNGQPVRLGQVADVQDGPEEIETLALYNGQRTIGLEVQKSQGENTIQVVDGLLQAVAALTPQLPRGMAVEVVRDGSRPIRLSVANVQRTLIEGALLTIGIVFLFLNSWRSTVITGLTLPIALIGTFLVMHIAGFSINMLTLMAMSLCVGLLIDDAIVVRENIVRHVQMGKSAHQAALDGTQEIGLAVLATTLSIVAVFLPIGFMGGIIGKFFHEFGVTIVAAVLISMFVSFTLDPMMSSVWHDPAIDREGQPFVPRNLYDHTLGRLTHWVDRGSHRLGNGYVRALAWSLAHPLITVAIALGTLVLALALVKRVGTEFVPKADFSESTVTFYTPVGTPLALTEARVRQVDAILRAMPEVQSTLATVNTGQAQGRNYASVFVRLVDRKQRTRSVDQLSVPLREQLARVPGITVTHVGLLDAVGGAKPISLSLQGPDLATLQRLTDSLMPRLATIAGIADLDTSMKPPKPTVAVEVKRDVASDLGLSVGSITSTLRALVAGQTLGDWRAADDQSYEVKLRLAPDSRANLADLARVPLLTGSNADGSARSVRLAQVVDLRPGTGPNQINRRDQNRESEITANTSGRALGEVSADVRAMLDATPLPPGYSYRFGGSTKDMQESFVYAVQALLLGVVFIYMILASQFRSVLQPIALMSSLPLTLIGVVGALLIWKSTLNMFSIIGVVMLMGLVTKNAILLVDFANRARADGMARADALLHAARVRLRPILMTTLAMIFGMLPLALALSEGSEQRAPMGQAVIGGVITSSVLTLVVVPVIYGWLDDLGAWLRRRWQPRHASPPADQAQPAASAQAGGQSPL